CGGCAGTTCGAAGCGCTGGCACTTAAAGGTAAAGCCCTCGTGGAATGGAAGTACCAACGCTACCTCCGCGACTATTTGTCCACCGCCCGCTCTTTAGACCGCAATGTTGGCAGGCTGCTGCAATACCTCGACGAAACGGGTCTGGCCGAAAACACGGTAGTTGTATACGCCTCCGACCAGGGATTTTACATGGGCGAACATGGCTGGTTCGACAAACGTTTCATGTATGAAGAGTCGCTTCGCACTCCATTCGTCGTGCGTTACCCGGGTGTGATCAAACCTGGCACGAAGGTAGATCAGCTGATGTCTAACATCGATTGGGCACCCACCATGCTGGACATAGCCGGTGTTAAACCACCCGCAGAAATCCAGGGAAGGTCGTTTATGCCGCTGGTGAAAACGGGGTCTAAGAACCCGGACTGGCGTAAGGCGGCTTACTATCATTATTACGAATATCCCGAGCCGCACCGGGTGTACCCGCACTTTGGCGTACGAACGGCCCAATATACGCTGGTACACTTCTATGGCCAGACAGACAGCTGGGAATTATATGATCTGAAAAAAGATCCCACGCAGATGAATAACCTGTATGGCGACAAACAATATGCGCAGGTAACGGCAGGATTAAAGCAGCAGTTGCGCGGATTGATCAAAGAATATAAAGACGACGAAGCGCTGAAAATTTTGGATGCTTCAAAGCATTAAAACTGCGGGCTGTATCAAAACCAGGTAGATTACTTTTGATACAGCCCTTCTTATTTACAGCTGTCCCCTCCCCACTCTCCATATCACCAATTCCGGGAAACAGGCGCCTACTTTGGCGTTCTTGTCTTTTTTATCGTAACTGCAGTCGCACCAGAACGTTTTCATCGCATGCAGCGCATATGCATCCAGACCACGGGGCAGTGTTCTAATAGATCCCTTTTCGTTCATCAGCTCCCATCCGTATTGGGTAGTCGCTTTGCCGCCCGCAATCACCGGGTGATTATGCGTTTGATCCGACCAGTAAACGAGCATTTTATCCATATCGCGATGGTCCACCGTAAGGATAGCCGCATGGGTACCCGCACAGAGGCTCACAGTGAAAACACTCCAGCCACTTACATTACCGATCATGCCGCGCAGCGTGAACCACAGGCTGCCGTTCAGCTCATATGGATCGAGGTAACTTTTCAGCGAATCGATCGGGATGATCTTACGACGGTTAAGCCCCGAGAAGCCAAGCACCTGCGTTTTAGATACCAGGCCCGAATCGCGCAACTGCTCCATCAGCACGTCGATGCGATTGGTGCGGGAAAAGGCGTTGAACGCCGCGTGACGGCTGAACAGGCTGTCCGGGATACTGCTCTCACGGTAAAGTAAGTATTCAAGTCCGGCCCGTACGGTGTTGATGCACACCAGGCTGTAGGCTGGCGACCAAAGTTTGTTTTTAGGTTGTGCGCGCTTGGAAGCGTTACTGATCAGGAAGGTTTTCATCCGCTCTATTTCACCGGTGGTGAATACGTCGTCGCGGTAAGGCGGCGGAACTGAGTCAGTCTTAGCGGGTTTTGCTACCAGCTTGATTTTAGGCGCCTCCACTTTGGGCGCAGGTTTTTTCTTCTCTTCTTTCTTTTTTACGGCGGGTTTTTTATCCTGCGAAAAGGCTGGCAGGGTAAAGCTCAGGCACGCCAGTAAAACAATGATGCTCAGGTTTGATCGCTGCATAGGTGTATTCTGGTCTGTTAGTCCGGTTTTTCCGGTGGCAAATCTAATAAAAAAAAGATGTTGCGTGTAACTGCCTCTATGACAGTTTAGCCCAGACAAAACAACCTGATTTCGTAATTTTAGGGAACGGCACCTAATTTGGACAGGCAACCTTGTTTTAAACGACTCATTATGGCATTTATAGATTACTATACCGTGTTGGGGATCGATAAAAAAGCGAGTACAGACGACATCAAAAAGGCATATCGTAAACTGGCCAGGAAGTATCACCCCGACCTTAATCCCGACGACAAAGAAGCGAAACTGAAATTTCAGCAGATCAATGAAGCACACGAAGTGCTGAGCGATGCGGAGAAGCGCAAAAAATATGATGCTTACGGCGAGCATTGGAAAAATGCCGACCAGTTCGAACAGGCACGGCAGCAACAAGGTGCCGGCCAACAATATAGCTATAGTGGCGGCGATGGAGGATTTGATTTCGGGGAAAGCGGTTTCTCTGACTTTTTCGAATCCCTATTCGGCAACACCGGCGGCCGGCGCAGTGCAGGCAAGTTCCGTGGCGGGGACGCGCAGGGGGAAGTACGGCTGACACTACGCGAAGCAGCCGAAACACATCAACGCACGTTCACCATCAACAACCAACAAGTACGCATTACCATACACGCCGGTGTAGCCACCGGACAAAAGATCAAACTGAAAGGTCATGGTTCCGCAGGTGCGAATGGTGGTCCTGCGGGTGATTTATACATCACCTTTATCATAGAGGAAGATCCGGTATTTAAACGCGTGGAAAATGACCTTTACGCCCATGTAGACCTGCCGCTGTACACGGCTGTTCTCGGCGGGGAGGTGACCATCGACACGCTGAACGGTAAGATCAAACTGAAAGTAGTACCCGAAACACAGAATGGTGCAAAGGTGCGTCTCAAAGGAAAAGGCTTTCCCGTTTACCGGCAAGAGGGCCAGTTTGGCGATCTTTACATCACCTGGAACATACAATTACCGAAGAACCTGACGGAGGAGCAGAAGGCGCTTTTCCGCCAATTAGCAGCATCTTAATTTCACATTATGCAAACTGATATGATTACGGTAAAGGAATACTGTGTTCAATACCACACAGAGCCGGGATTTATTGATGCCCTGGAGCAAAATGGGCTCATCTCCCTTGTGATCGTGGAAACGGAGCCCTGCATCCACTACGACGAGCTACACAACCTTGAAACGTATAGCCGCTGGTATTACGACATGAACATCAACGTAGAAGGGATTGACGCACTCATCAATGTATTGAATAAAATGAAACGGCTGCAACGGCAGGTGGACCTGCTGCGCAGCCGTTTAAGCGTATACGAACAGGATCAATTATAAACTTCAGGGTTTACAGCATGCGGCAAACGCTCTCCGCGTAAGCCCGCGATGATGTTACGGGCGGCAATTTCGGCCATCGCGGTGCGCGTTTCTACCGTAGCAGAGCCGATATGCGGTAAAACGGCCACTGTCGGCATTGTTAACAGGGGATTGTCGGGTTGCATGGGCTCCGGGTTGGTCACATCCAGTCCTGCACCCCAGATCAAGCCATTATTTAGCGCGGTGACCAGGTCCTTCTCATTATGAATACCTCCCCGGGCAGCGTTGATGAAAATCGCCTCTTTTTTCATCTTTCGGAATGCATCCGTATTAAACTTTTCTTTTGTTTCGGAGGATAGGCCCGCATGAACAGACAACACATCGCTGCGGGAAAGCAATTCTTCAAAAGAGACGTATTCCGCACCATACGTTTGTTCGGCCTCCTCGTTGCGATGCCGGTTATGATAAATCACCTTCATATCATATACCGCGATGCTTTTACGCGCCATTTCCATCCCGATCTTTCCAAGACCGAAAATACCCAGTGTTTTACCTTGCAGAGAGATGCCCAGGTTGTCCATAGGCGCTGTAAAACCCCATTCTCCATTAAGAATACGGCGATGCATGTAAAATGCTTTGCGTGATACGGCCATCATCAGGAGAAATGCCGTTTCCGCAGTGGCGGCGCTTAATACACCGGGCGTATTGCCGATAGGAATACCATGTTCCGTAGCCGCGGGTACGTCTACGTTATCATATCCGACAGAATGCAGCGCGATGACTTTAAGGTGGTGACATATGCTTAGAAACTGCCTGTCTATCTTACTTTTACCGGCAACCAGCAATGCATGATGATTCATACAGTGGCCGATCAGTTCCTCTGGTTCCAATTCTCTTTGTTCCTGCCATTGGGTTACTTCTATACCAGCGTCTTGCAGCAACTGCAGCGCCTCGGGGGCAATGGCCCTCGTCACAAATAATTTCATGCAAGCGTATTTTCCGTGTGAATAGTGTTACTTAAGTTAGCATTTAATCGGATAGTAGCGGGCAAAAATTGTTCCGCGTAACTTTAATATAATCTTAAATTGCGGACCATGCAGCAGGAAAAGAAAATATCCGCCTACACATTCTGGCCAGTCGTATTGCTGACGCTGGCCGGACTGATATATTTTGGCGGAGCAGCCTATCAGAAATATTTTGGTGCATCTGTGACGGCGGTCGTCACCGCACCCGCCTATAATTGCGATACGCGTCCGCGGCTGCCTGTCCGCATCGGCACCCAACCACAACTTATGCGTTTAGGACGGCGTGCCTGCTATGACCAGCGATATACTGTAGGAAAAGTACTACAGCTAAAGCTGCACCCGTTTACGGGAAGAATTATGGCTGACACCGCTATTCCGGAAGTTTATTTCGTGACGCTATTGGCTGTCGTAGTACTTGCCGGCCGGAAAAGGAAAAGTATCACATCTTTTTAACGCATTTATCATACTGGTGGCACAATGCTTGTTCCTGTAAATTAAAAAGCAGTATTATGTCCCAGTTCACCATCTCGCAACATAACGAAACAATTTCCGTAACCCAGGAAGCGAAAGACTCCTTCATTGTAGAAATGCCGGACAAAACATTGTATCTGATCGTGAGACAGGACAACGAAGGCGCTAATCACTGGTTCGAGGAAGGAAGCGACAATGAGACCGAAGAAACGAAATCCATCGGTATTGCGATAGAAACAGCGCTCGCAGAAAGCGGCGCGACTCACTAAAGCAATTGATTTATAATAGGAAGAGAGGGCTACCATTGATAGTCCTCTCTCTTTTTTTGCCCTAAATCAAAAGGCGCCAGTACTAACCGGCGCCTTCTTACATTATTTTTCTTCTTCGTCCTCGTCATCATCATCATCGTCGTCGTCTTCTTCGTCCTCGTCATCTTCCTCATCTTCATCTTCAACGTCTTCTTCGTCCTCGTCATCATCGTCTTCCTCCTCGTCCTCATCCTCATCGGCGGTATCGCCCTCGCTCTCCTGTTTCGCCTGCCAGTTGATGCTACCTTCAGCGATTTCTGTGAGCAGCTCGTCTGTAGTTTTCTCCTCTTCCAGGATTTCTGCGAGGATCTCTGCGGCTTCGTCCTGACCCATTACTTTCGCCAGGGTAACCAGGCTGCCATAAGTGGCGATTTCATAGTGCTCTACTTTTTGGGCAGCCACGATAATGCCAGCGTCACGTGTGTTTGAGCCTTTCTGCGTTTCTTCTACGATGCTTTGAGCTTCTTTGATCAGTCCTTCCATTGCGTCGCACTTCATTGCCTGAGGCTTTTTGCCCAGCAGTTCAAACACCTGCTCCAGGCGGGTGGCCTGACTTTGCGTTTGAGCAGTATGCTCCTGGATGGCGGTTTTCAATTCCTGGCTGGTGGCTTCTTTCTGCAGTTTAGGCAGTGCTTTCGCCAGGTTTTTCTCCGCCCAATAGATATCTTTCAGCGAGTCGTGGAAGAACTTTTCCAGCTGTTCGCCTTCTGTGCCAAATTTCGCTGCTGCCTTTTTTGGAACTGCTGCTTTTTTAGCGGCGGCCTTTTTAGGAGCTACTGCCTTTCTTGCCGCTGCTTTTTTAGGCGCAGCCGCTTTTTTAGCTGCCGCTTTCTTCGGCGCTACCGCTTTTTTAGCAGCTGCCTTTTTAGGTGCAGCAGCTTTTTTAGCGGCGGCCTTTTTAGGCGCTACTGCTTTTTTAGCAGCCGCTTTTTTGGGTGTTGCTTTTTTCGCTGCAGCTTTTTTAGGCGCTACAGCCTTCTTAGCAGCTGCCTTTTTAGGCGCAGCGCTTTTACCGATTTGTTTTTTAGCTTTTGCCATAACTTATAGAATTTAGGGTAGTGCTGATTTTTTGGGTTATGCAACCATGACACAAAGCATATGCCATTACGTAAATCCGCTGTAGCAGAGGGTTTCAAAATCAACTGCACGTATGTTGTAGAAATACTTGCCGGTATCATCACACTTTCGGCAACAGGAATTATATACATCATTCCCCGAATTGTATAATCAACTGCTCCCTGAAAATGCGGAATTTTGAGGCAAATCAGGCGCAAAAGCCATTATCAAAAGGTTAAGTCACCGTGATCAAACGTTATTACATATTCATGCTTGTGTGCCTAGGGCTGCTGGTTTCCGGCGCACAGGCGGCCGTCGCTTGTAATCACGACGATCCGCCTGTACATCATGTGCTCAACGAATCTTGTTGCAGCAGTACCGACGATGCACCAGCGCCTCCCGCGCATGAATGCAGTAACGATTGTAACCACAACGGCTGCCCCTGTATGCATGCCTGCCATACCAGCCACCAGGGCGTTACCGCCAGCTGGACTTACCAGCCTTTGCTCACCCCGCTCCCCTATGCGTGGTGTTATCCTGGCGGTCAGCTTCCCATGGTACACCTCTCCGATCGCGTACCGCCTAAAATAGGCGACCAGCAACTTGTATAGCCCATCATCCGTCTATTTATCAATCTTAAACTTTACATCATGAAAAGCATTCTCGCTATGACTATAGCTGCAGTACTCCTGTCCGCCTCTTTTTCCGTATCCGCTCAGAGCGGTGCAAATGCGCCGGGAACCGGTGCTGCCCTCCTGGAACAATACCTCGCGATTAAAGACGCCCTTGTGAAGTCGGACGCTACCGCGGCGAAAGCAGCCGCTGGTGCATTACTGAAAGTGATTACCGACAAACAGGCGACACTGCAACCGCCCGCCGCTGCCATCGCCGGTAGCACCGACCTGGCCGTCCAACGCAAACAGTTCGCGCAGCTGGGTAATGCGCTTTATCCGATCGTTAAAACAATGCATCCGGGCAGCCCGGTGTATTATCAGCACTGTCCGATGTTTGCCAATGGTAAAGGCGGCAACTGGCTGAGCCTGGAAAAGGATATCAGGAACCCGTTCTATGGCGCGCAAATGCTCACCTGCGGCAGCATAAAAGATACGGTCCAATGAGCAGGATATTAATAACCGCACTGTGGCTGTTTGCCGTATTGTCGGCGACAGCGCAGCGGACGGTCACCTATCATTTGTACGTGAAGGACACCATGGTGAATTACACCGGCAAAACCCGGATGGCTTACGCCGTGAATGGCCAGATTCCCATGCCGGCACTACACTTTACGGAGGGCGATACGGCGGAAATCTACATTCACAACGAGCTACATACCGAAACCTCCATTCACTGGCATGGGCTGATATTACCCAATAACCAGGACGGCGTGCCATACCTCACCACCGCTCCCATTAAACCACATACGGTTCATACGTACCGCTTCCCTTTGGTGCAAAATGGCACGTACTGGTACCACTCACACACCGCCCTGCAGGAACAATCGGGCATGTATGGGGCGTTCATTATTCATAAGAAGGATGCGCTGCCTGCACCGGAATACACCCTCGTACTGAGCGACTGGACCGACATGCATCCGCACCAGGTGGAGCGCCGCCTGAAGATGGCGACCGACTGGTTCTCCATTAAAAAAGGACAAATAAAAAAGGGCGTAGTGCAGAGCTATGGCGAAGCGATTGCTGCCGGCCACTTCAAGACCAAAGTAGCCAACGAATGGAAACGGATGGAAGCCATGGACGTAAGCGATGTTTACTACGAGCGTTTTCACGCCAATGGTCGCGATGCAGACAGCGCCACGGAGTTCCGCCCCGGGCAAAAGGTGCGGGTGCGGGTGATCAATGGCAGCTCGTCAACCTACTTCTGGTTAACGTACGCTGGCGGCAAGATTAACGTGATCGCCAACGATGGTATGGATGTAGTGCCCGTTCCGGTGGACCGCCTGATCATTGCCACTGCAGAAACGTACGACCTGGAACTTACGCTACCGGCCGATAGCGCTGCCGTTGAACTGCTGGCCACCGCAGAAGACCGTACCCGCAGCACTTCCCTGTGGCTGGGAAAAGGCGTTCGTCAAGCCGCGCAAACACTTCCCCCTCTAAAATATTTTGAGGGTATGAAGATGATGAACAGCATGATGAAAATGAACGGCCACCTGGACGATATGGGCATGAAAATGAGCCTTCAGCAAATGGACATGAACGCCGTGATGTACCGGGAGCCGCTGGCGGACATCAAAACGCTGAATTACGCCATGTTACGCTCACCCGTGAAAACGACGCTGCCCGATGCGCCGGTGAAGGAGCTGAAGTTTACGCTGACGGGCAACATGAACCGCTATGTGTGGAGTATCGACAATCGTACGGTGTCCGAGTCGGATAAGATCATCATTAAAAAAGGAGAAAACGTACGCCTCATCCTGTACAACAACTCCATGATGCGCCACCCGATGCACCTGCACGGGCACTTCTTCCGGGTACTGAACGGCCAGGGCGACTATGCACCACTCAAAAACACCCTGGACATTATGCCCATGGAAACCGACACCCTGGAGTTCGCCGCCACGGACAGCGGTGACTGGTACTTTCATTGTCACATCCTCTATCATATGATGTCGGGGATGGGGCGCATCTTTCAGTATGAAGATTCGCCGGAGAATCCCGCCCAGCAAATGAAAAAGGTGTATGCAGACGATCGTATGTTCCATTTTATGGCGCAAAACGACTTCGCCACTAACGGTAACGATGGTGAGGCGGTGCTGCAGAATACCCGCTGGAGTTTTCAGGCAGAATGGCGGCTCGGCTATCGTGATATGCACGGCTACGAGGTGGAAACCCATTTCGGGCGATACATGGGGCAAATGCAACGGTTGTTGCCCTATGTCGGCATCGACTGGCGGTACCGGAAGATGGAGCCGGGCGAAAAGGAAAAGAACCTGTTTGGCCAGGTGAGTACCAAAAATGAACGACGCGCGCTCTGTGCCGGCTTGCAATATACCTTGCCTATGCTCGCCGTACTGGATGCGCGCATCGATACAGATGGCAAAGCGCGCGTTTCACTGATGCGGGAAGACATCCGCGTGACTTCGCGGCTGCGCCTGGGTTTTATGGTGAATACCGATAAGGAATACATGGCCGGGCTGCGATACGTGCTCACGCCGTTCATGGGCGTTTCGGCGCATTATGACAGCGACATGGGATTGGGGGCCGGCATCACTTTAAACTATTAGTAGCAATACCGCCTGCAGCCTGCGCGCTGCGGGCGGTTATTAAAGTCTGGCAAGACTGTTGCAGCGTTTCTTCGAAAACCAAAGCAATTCTTATGATGATCCAGGCAAAAAAATTTCTGATGACAGACCCAGTTAAAGGCCCTGAAATTAAGCCACCGTCCGAACCCGGCACCCATCCCGGGGCAAGGCCTGAAAATCCAGGCACTACGCAGGAACCGCCTATCCGTGAACCGGAGCCTGCGCATATTCCACAACCTGTTCCGCCGCAAATCCCCGATCTGCCGCAGCGGCCCGAAATACAGCCGCCCGTACCAGGAGCACCACAGCGATAGTGAGTTAACTTATTTATAAAGGTAATGGCACATATACCCGTGTGTGCCATTATCATTCATGCCCCTGATCTCCCTCATTTTTCACGACGCACAACCACTATAAATTGCCTTAAAACCGAACGACCCATGACTATCTACATCAGTGAAGAGGAAAGGATTTGTAACATTCAGCGCACATTCAACCAGCAGTTCCCACACCTGAAGCTGGAGTTTTACACGCAACCGCATGCACACGGCGGGTCGTACTTCGGTGCCTGCTGTCTGCCCCCGGATACGCCTATTGAGGATATTCGCCTGATGCACACCTTCGGCTGGATCGACATTGGCAGCCTGCGTACCGCAGCGGAAGTGGAGCACGATTTCAACCGGCTGCTCGGCCTCTCTATCCAGATCTATCAAAGTAAAGATGGCGACTGGATCGAAACCACGGTGGAAGACGACTGCACCCTCGCGCAACTCAATGCGGAATGTCTCGACGCCGCCCGTAAGGCCTACCGACATTAACGGGCCGCTTTCCTCAAGTATACCGCCTGCATCACTGATAATCCGTCAAACTTCCCGACCTTTGCTTCCTAAATCATAAGATGATGGAACTGGGTATTAGTACATTCGGGGAAATAAAGGCAGATGGTACGGCAGGTAACGCACACAACGCACATCGCCGGGTACAGGAATTGATTGCAGAAGCAAAACTCGCTGACCAGGTAGGTCTTGACGTATACGCATTAGGCGAACACCATCGCTCCGATTTCGTGATCTCTTCGCCCGAGGTAGTGCTGGCCGCTATTGCTGCTGTAACCGAGCGCATTCGCCTGTCCAGCTCAGTAACCGTACTTAGCTCCACCGACCCGGTGCGCACCTTCCAGAACTTTGCCTCACTCGACCTCGTGTCCAACGGCCGTGCGGAAATCATGGCGGGACGTGGTTCATTCATCGAATCGTTTCCTTTGTTCGGTTTCGACCTCAAGGACTATGACGACCTGTACGCTGAGCATCTCGATCTGCTCATGAAAATCAATCAGCAGGAAATCGTATCCTGGAAAGGAAAGCACCGTGCGCCGATCGATAACCTCGGCGTGTACCCAAGACCGTTACAACCGCAGATACCCATCTGGCTTGCAATGGGTGGCACACCGTCGTCCGCAGCGCGCGCCGGTTATCTTAATCTGCCACTTACGCTCGCCATCCTTGGCGGCGATCCCGCGCAATATGCTCCCCTGTTCAACCTCTATCGCGACACGGCCCGCAAAGCGGGGCATGATGTGGACAAATTGCAACTGGCGGTCAACATGCATATGCATATTGCCGACACGGCGGAACAGGCGGCCGATGAGTTTTGGCCTACTTATGAAAAGATGATGAACAAAATCGGTAAGGAAAGAGGCTGGTCGCGCATTACCCGTCCGCAGTTCGAAATGATGCGTGCGCCTAACGGCCCCTTGCTTGTAGGCAGTGTGGAAGAGGTGATCGCGAAGATCATCCGTACCCACGGACTGTTCAAACATACCCGTTACCTGGCACAGATCATTGCCGGCGATATTCCTCATGAGAAGATCCTGCGTTCTATCGAGCTTTTCGGAACGAAAGTTGCACCTGCGATAAGGCAACAATTACCTTAAGCTATGGCAAACGATGCAATTCATGTAAGTATTGGTATTCAACGAAATGTAAACGACGTTTACGACTTTCTTTCCGTTCCGCAGAACTTCCCGAAATGGGCGCCCGGCTTTTGCCTGTCCATCGAAGAAGTGAGTACGGACAACACCTGGAAGATCCAGACCACTA
This genomic interval from Chitinophaga horti contains the following:
- a CDS encoding J domain-containing protein codes for the protein MAFIDYYTVLGIDKKASTDDIKKAYRKLARKYHPDLNPDDKEAKLKFQQINEAHEVLSDAEKRKKYDAYGEHWKNADQFEQARQQQGAGQQYSYSGGDGGFDFGESGFSDFFESLFGNTGGRRSAGKFRGGDAQGEVRLTLREAAETHQRTFTINNQQVRITIHAGVATGQKIKLKGHGSAGANGGPAGDLYITFIIEEDPVFKRVENDLYAHVDLPLYTAVLGGEVTIDTLNGKIKLKVVPETQNGAKVRLKGKGFPVYRQEGQFGDLYITWNIQLPKNLTEEQKALFRQLAAS
- a CDS encoding DUF3347 domain-containing protein, yielding MKSILAMTIAAVLLSASFSVSAQSGANAPGTGAALLEQYLAIKDALVKSDATAAKAAAGALLKVITDKQATLQPPAAAIAGSTDLAVQRKQFAQLGNALYPIVKTMHPGSPVYYQHCPMFANGKGGNWLSLEKDIRNPFYGAQMLTCGSIKDTVQ
- a CDS encoding chaperone modulator CbpM, encoding MQTDMITVKEYCVQYHTEPGFIDALEQNGLISLVIVETEPCIHYDELHNLETYSRWYYDMNINVEGIDALINVLNKMKRLQRQVDLLRSRLSVYEQDQL
- a CDS encoding Atu2307/SP_0267 family LLM class monooxygenase, yielding MELGISTFGEIKADGTAGNAHNAHRRVQELIAEAKLADQVGLDVYALGEHHRSDFVISSPEVVLAAIAAVTERIRLSSSVTVLSSTDPVRTFQNFASLDLVSNGRAEIMAGRGSFIESFPLFGFDLKDYDDLYAEHLDLLMKINQQEIVSWKGKHRAPIDNLGVYPRPLQPQIPIWLAMGGTPSSAARAGYLNLPLTLAILGGDPAQYAPLFNLYRDTARKAGHDVDKLQLAVNMHMHIADTAEQAADEFWPTYEKMMNKIGKERGWSRITRPQFEMMRAPNGPLLVGSVEEVIAKIIRTHGLFKHTRYLAQIIAGDIPHEKILRSIELFGTKVAPAIRQQLP
- a CDS encoding ferritin-like domain-containing protein encodes the protein MAKAKKQIGKSAAPKKAAAKKAVAPKKAAAKKATPKKAAAKKAVAPKKAAAKKAAAPKKAAAKKAVAPKKAAAKKAAAPKKAAARKAVAPKKAAAKKAAVPKKAAAKFGTEGEQLEKFFHDSLKDIYWAEKNLAKALPKLQKEATSQELKTAIQEHTAQTQSQATRLEQVFELLGKKPQAMKCDAMEGLIKEAQSIVEETQKGSNTRDAGIIVAAQKVEHYEIATYGSLVTLAKVMGQDEAAEILAEILEEEKTTDELLTEIAEGSINWQAKQESEGDTADEDEDEEEDDDDEDEEDVEDEDEEDDEDEEDDDDDDDDEDEEEK
- a CDS encoding multicopper oxidase domain-containing protein, translating into MSRILITALWLFAVLSATAQRTVTYHLYVKDTMVNYTGKTRMAYAVNGQIPMPALHFTEGDTAEIYIHNELHTETSIHWHGLILPNNQDGVPYLTTAPIKPHTVHTYRFPLVQNGTYWYHSHTALQEQSGMYGAFIIHKKDALPAPEYTLVLSDWTDMHPHQVERRLKMATDWFSIKKGQIKKGVVQSYGEAIAAGHFKTKVANEWKRMEAMDVSDVYYERFHANGRDADSATEFRPGQKVRVRVINGSSSTYFWLTYAGGKINVIANDGMDVVPVPVDRLIIATAETYDLELTLPADSAAVELLATAEDRTRSTSLWLGKGVRQAAQTLPPLKYFEGMKMMNSMMKMNGHLDDMGMKMSLQQMDMNAVMYREPLADIKTLNYAMLRSPVKTTLPDAPVKELKFTLTGNMNRYVWSIDNRTVSESDKIIIKKGENVRLILYNNSMMRHPMHLHGHFFRVLNGQGDYAPLKNTLDIMPMETDTLEFAATDSGDWYFHCHILYHMMSGMGRIFQYEDSPENPAQQMKKVYADDRMFHFMAQNDFATNGNDGEAVLQNTRWSFQAEWRLGYRDMHGYEVETHFGRYMGQMQRLLPYVGIDWRYRKMEPGEKEKNLFGQVSTKNERRALCAGLQYTLPMLAVLDARIDTDGKARVSLMREDIRVTSRLRLGFMVNTDKEYMAGLRYVLTPFMGVSAHYDSDMGLGAGITLNY
- a CDS encoding 2-hydroxyacid dehydrogenase — its product is MKLFVTRAIAPEALQLLQDAGIEVTQWQEQRELEPEELIGHCMNHHALLVAGKSKIDRQFLSICHHLKVIALHSVGYDNVDVPAATEHGIPIGNTPGVLSAATAETAFLLMMAVSRKAFYMHRRILNGEWGFTAPMDNLGISLQGKTLGIFGLGKIGMEMARKSIAVYDMKVIYHNRHRNEEAEQTYGAEYVSFEELLSRSDVLSVHAGLSSETKEKFNTDAFRKMKKEAIFINAARGGIHNEKDLVTALNNGLIWGAGLDVTNPEPMQPDNPLLTMPTVAVLPHIGSATVETRTAMAEIAARNIIAGLRGERLPHAVNPEVYN